A single region of the Papaver somniferum cultivar HN1 unplaced genomic scaffold, ASM357369v1 unplaced-scaffold_11723, whole genome shotgun sequence genome encodes:
- the LOC113330309 gene encoding ribosome biogenesis protein BMS1 homolog, whose product MASSSLNQQEEDTYVKHGLSYVKIYKNKKCDEGFTNDHHHNSPHPPSIHHTSEEERPPYVIVVHGPPKVGKTLLIKCLEDHFSRRNVAGPSRCFLLGDKRRIQFVECPNNVNGMIDAAKYADAVMFLIDAGYGFEMETFEFLELLKVHGMPKVMGVLTYLDSFKDEDVLAKTRQNLLDQFQTNIHNGAKAFCLSGRHNAMYLEHEISELASFLSTMEFHPLSWRAARPYMLVDLFEDVTPLEKVQMDKECPRDIMLEGYLRGCDIENGSK is encoded by the exons ATGGCTTCTTCATCTCTTaatcaacaagaagaagataCATATGTCAAACACGGTTTGTCATATGTGAAGATCTACAAGAACAAGAAGTGTGATGAG GGTTTTACTAATGATCATCACCATAACAGTCCACATCCACCTTCTATTCATCATACCAGTGAAGAAGAACGACCTCCGTATGTAATTGTTGTTCACGGACCCCCCAAG GTTGGAAAAACCCTATTAATCAAGTGTTTAGAGGATCACTTTAGCAGGAGAAATGTGGCAGGCCCCAGTAGATGTTTTTTATTAGGTGACAAGAGACGGATACAGTTTGTGGAGTGTCCCAATAATGTCAATGGCATGATTGATGCTGCAAAGTATGCCGATGCTGTGATGTTCCTCATTGATGCGGGTTATGGGTTTGAAATG GAAACATTCGAGTTCCTCGAACTCTTAAAAGTTCACGGCATGCCCAAGGTTATGGGGGTGCTTACATATCTTGATAGCTTCAAGGATGAAGATGTGCTAGCAAAGACTCGGCAAAACCTCTTGGACCAGTTCCAGACTAACATACACAATGGAGCAAAAGCGTTCTGCTTATCCGGTCGTCATAATGCGAT GTATTTGGAGCACGAAATTAGCGAGCTGGCAAGCTTCTTATCGACAATGGAATTCCATCCTTTGTCATGGCGAGCTGCACGTCCTTATATGCTGGTAGATCTTTTTGAAGATGTCACTCCTCTTGAGAAAGTGCAAATGGATAAAGAATGCCCAAGAGACATTATGTTGGAAGGATACCT